The stretch of DNA TTAAATTAGTGCACCTTACTTTAGTGATCAAAATTGACGAAATTTGAGAAAAACACTAAAACGCTAATAACTTTGTCATTTGTTATCTGTATTCGATTCCATTTAATGCTAAATGATAGTAGGAATTAGAGCTGGAATCTATTGTCTTACTTACACTTTAGAACTCGTTCAGTATGtcactaaaattaaatattatgttcTATTTCTTATTCTTTCTTAGAATCCTTGTTCTAACCATTGTTTTTGTCCTTAATTCATTGTTTGAGGTCCAAACTTAAAGTGacctttgtttttatttcttgttcGTGAGTGATCGTTATCAAATGACCTTCCATCAAACATTAGATTACCTTGACTAGGTATAAAACGTCCACTTAATAGAGAGAGAAGttctattttttcattaatcaaGAGTTAGATGGATTCAAAAATATTGACTAAAAGGTTGTTAGAGAAAAAATGCATATGTGTGATcgattaattgattaattatgcTCATATGACAATGGTGTAAAATGATACTTACAATAAATGTGTATATGTTAAGTATGTTTTGTATGGAAGCGTTATATATAGTAATTCCACTGTGTAATCTAATACTTTCAAATTTGAAGATCACTTATTTTCTGTGGCTGCTCGTATGCTAATGTGTACAGATAGTTGACGAACTTGCAAGTGCACATGGATTTGATGTATATGTTGGTGGTTTTATCTTGTTCATCTCATTCATCACATTGCTTATTGTTTTTGTCCTCATCTTTTTTAAGGCACAACAGTCTGAATACAAActcaattaaatttcttttaacaCTTATATTCTTGTTTTCTAATCAAaccaaaaatattgatttaaacAAATTCTCTATAAAATACTTATTActattttctaaattattttaaaatcaaaatcattttttctattttaattttaccctTATGTTTAAATTTAGATATATATTTGACCCGTTTGTTAcagtttttttcttaaattcacattataatcaattttaggtTGTTCTCATTTGTTtgttaatgatttaaaaaaaaaagaacatttgaacttaaaaaatctataaatattttcaaatgagAAATTGTTGAGTTACTCAGGAAAatcattgtgattgtgattttactttattttaaaaatattttcattgtgttaaacaaatacaatatcaaatagattttgcttttttttttactcaagattttgcatttcttgaaaatctctaaattattaaaatctaaaaatacttttttttcataattgGCATTCCTTCTATCTCACGGTGAATGCTACTTTAATAAGAATTGtttgtctaaaaaaaatataattctcaatttttaataaaacttaaattattttgtttcaacTTTATCCTTCAATTGTTATATGTACCCTACTTccaaaatattaagaaaatacgccaataataaagaaaaatattttgataaaattactattttctttcttttatttatataatttcttACAATGTTTGAAATGAATACAAGTGACACTCATTGCGATGGATTGAGTAACAAATAGGTCCATCATCTCCACATTCTTGGTTATGTGctttcattttcatattctaTAGCCTCATGCTGAAATTTAGACCAATGTTTTTCTATACAAGTTAATGCAACAAAAATCTGTACACAAATCCTAAGGCGCCTATTGAAGCATAACATGTTCTGAGTTTGAGTCCTCACTTATCTTTTAAGGGTAATGAGCCATTCACACCcttatcttaaaaaatttattgagcAAAAAAAAGCTATGCATAACAAAGAACGACAAAGACGACTAAATTATGTAGTAACAAAAGATACAATTCCTGTATATatatttccattttcattttgaacAATAAATCAACTTTGATACAACATCCCAAGAGAGACAATATAAGAAACTTAAAAGTGAaattaaaacacaaaaaaaagcaaaaaattataagtaaaaagaAAACATACGTATACCATGTTTGTCACATCTACGAAggtaaattttaattcaattaaagtGTACATGAATACCAACTGCAATAATCAAAATAGtaagtaaacaaaaatatatgatagCATGAACCAAAATTGAAATTCCACTAGTGCTCATGTTTCCAAATTCCACACACCTAAACCTTGATGGAAATTGAAACAACAATCCAGGTGATAAGAGAATGAACAAAGCAACCGCAACAATAATTGGTCCCCAATCAGCTCccatattttttttgtctttataatTTCTAACTTCACTTCTCTGTTTTTGTTCTGCTTATTATTTTCTTGAGTTTGAAAATAACACAAGTTATAATAACTATGGATTATGTGTGTGGAAGTTTGTTATAATAAGTAGATTGATTCCTTGGTCGTTAAGGAGGAAAAGATATGCTAAACTTGGTGAGAAAAAAGACAAAGGTTTATATGAGAAGAAAGGTATGTTAAATTGTAGTAGTGGCCAGTGGGATTGCTTTATGTGCCAACTAAAGGAActgctttattttatttttctttctttttttttccctttctaATAATTGTTCACCTGGAGGCTTGAGCTAAGTTTCTTTTTTCCGATTgctttattgtttgatcaaagTTGTTCTAATTTACTACATcttttccttctttattataagtttataattttctaatttttgtacatattaacaaaaataggcagtgatttttgtatatatataagttccttgtttatttaatgtatgatttttttatagagtgcattaatttttaaaaatacttaatatatatatatatatatatgtgtattcAACTCTATTTGTTCAACTgtaagttattattttaaaagcaaaattactcttataatcttttaagtttatttCACTTATGactttgatttcatttttgGCGTTGAATTTTTgagttgattttattttgatttggtcCATTAAGTTACATTAGGTAGACATTGTTAGTCTTTAATCTCAATTGTGACAATTATTAATTCAATTGAAAGCTTCTGATAATTTTAAATGTTGCAACAATATATCCATTGTACTAATCATTCAAAAAAACATTtatcaaatcttataaatggtctatatttttagattttctcTACAATAATTTAAACACACATATATCCTTAAAAACAAGGTAATAAAGGTCTATCCACGCAATCAATGTCTTTAAGTAGTTTGGACAGTCAACTTGTTGTGTTTCAATTAGATCTTAATATTTTATGACAATAATtcgaaaaaaatttcaaacttacAGGACTGCATGcgtaatttaatatatcttaaaggTTAATGGTGCAAATGAATATAACTTAAAGGatcaaattgagaaaaaataaacttaaaggaccaaattgagaaaaaataaacttaaaggaCTTATGTAAAAATTGAGCTAAACTTAAAGGGTCAAAGGTGTATTTTTAcctattttttaatgaaaaaaacgTAAGTtccacattaaaaaaataaggtcGAAAAAAAGTTTATAAGAATAATTCAGATTTAATACAAATCTCAAATGGTATTAAAAGTTATTCAAGATCTGCTAGACCACTTGATAGGAAATCACCGCTGTATTCAAATTAATGTTCTTCGTTAGACGAAAATGAGTATATTAAGAGTCTTAAAGTAGAGGAGATAgagtttattaattaataatatattttagaaagttaataaatatatcCAAATaagaattgaaataaaatttatatgtaGAGACTATGGTTATTAAAGGGGTTTATATTTAGCAATGAAAGTAGTATTTATTAAACCATTGATATTTTGTAAAGTGGAAAGAAATGCGTGTGAAAAGGTTGAATTATATGGCACGAGACACTCTGGTAGGTTCCTTAATTTATATGTTCAAAGCTAAAGCAGATATGTTTATATATGAATTTAGAAAAGAATAGAAAGCATGACCTTTCAGAGGCGCAGAAACTAAAGGACTAATTGGTtgagttgttttctttttgaTAGAGCTGTTCTTTTTTGTTACATGGTTCAGTTGTTCTAACATGACACGAAACTCgtattgtatatttaattgtGTATAAGAAGCTTTCATATTTTAGGTTTTCTTTCAAGCAATGCCCGGTATCACAATTGCCCTGTATTCTTTTCCTATTTCAAGGCCATATGAAATAAATCAGAATTATTGTCAGGGGAAGATTCATATGCACAATACTTGATGAACTTTTTCATCCAATGGTTATGTTATGAAAGGGGTATTCATAGGTTGTATGATAAGTCATGACTAATATATTTTGGGAAGATACTCCCCCAATTTTTTAGCGTTTttccaaatttcaaaatatgttGGTGTAAAACTTTAATTTGGCAGTGAAAAATGGAATTAACGATGttattgaaaatttcaattcaatagTATTTTGTAGTATAAATTGTGGGGAACAGAAGTCAGGCCTCTTATAGTCCAATAACACTTTTGAGAGataaaatctaacatataaatcgttgaaaattttatatgataattatgttgttgttttttttttaattaagaataataaaatCACCATAAATTTTGTTCTGGGGTGGAATATATTAGACCTTTGATGTTTGTGGATTGTCTTTTGAGATATGAGGTATTTAGTGTTATTTACAcgaaaatattttaagttgttaGCCGAGTGTGGCAGACAATTGAATTTAAGGCAGTCGAATGTCTGGTAGACAAACAAGGTATAATCGAGCTAGAGGTAGCTGAACACAAGCTAGTCGAGTCTTTTTGATGCATCATAAAGTCATAACTTTTTTTATGAATGTTACCACATTCAAAGAATTCAAAAAATGCAACAATAAGGAAATACCAAAAagcatctttgatgctatgatcCTCAACTATGAAGAAAATAAACAAGTGTAGGAAGCTAAGCAAATTTGCTTGTCAGAAAATACGAACCATTCCAAATgggagaaaatgaagacattGACAAAATGTTTACTATAGTCGAAACCCTTATTTTCGTGCTAAAAGTTCTCCAAAAGAGTTACACTACATGTAATCATGTTAAATAGAGACTATATCTAACATATCAatagttgaaaattttatatgataattatgttgttgttgttgttttttttttaatattaagaataataaaatCACCATGGTTTTGTTCTAGGGTGGAATACGTTGGACCTTTGACATTTGTGGATTGCCTTTTGAGATATGAGGTATTTACTGTTATTTACACCAAAATATTTTGAGTTGTTAGCCGAGTGTGGTAGACAACCGAATTTAACGCAGTTGAATATCTGGTAGACAAACAAGGTATAATCGAGCTATAggtagttgaacacaagctagtAGAGTCTTTTTTTATGCATCATAAAGCTAAGGATGACTCAAAGAAAGTGAATAAGAAGATCAGAGTGGAGACTTATATGATGAAGTGCtataat from Cicer arietinum cultivar CDC Frontier isolate Library 1 chromosome 3, Cicar.CDCFrontier_v2.0, whole genome shotgun sequence encodes:
- the LOC101493085 gene encoding uncharacterized protein gives rise to the protein MGADWGPIIVAVALFILLSPGLLFQFPSRFRCVEFGNMSTSGISILVHAIIYFCLLTILIIAVGIHVHFN